One Scyliorhinus canicula chromosome 9, sScyCan1.1, whole genome shotgun sequence DNA segment encodes these proteins:
- the ist1 gene encoding IST1 homolog isoform X2 has product MLRSGFRPERLRVNLRLVINRLKLLEKKKTELAQKARKEIADYLSAGKDERARIRVEHIIREDYLVEAMEILELYCDLLLARFGMIQSMKELDTGLSESISTLIWAAPRLQNEVAELRVVSDQLCAKYSKEYGKLCRTNQIGTVNERLMLKLSVEAPPKILVERYLIEIAKNYNVPYEPDSVVMGEIPVGVEADLIDVDNDDKRGGPGAGGGGGFTAPTAGIVPMPMPTPSVPFSYPPRKGPDCNLPVDTYQPFNSFQPPNMGGNPPPIPTHPPTYESLPGPSAPIPAPRQFPGPAAAPDNFVYDNLTMPELPSVPDTLPTASVGGTSTASEDIDFDDLSRRFEDLKKKT; this is encoded by the exons ATGCTGCGGTCAGGATTTAGACCTGAACGATTGCGGGTCAACCTACGACTTGTCATCAACAGACTTAAGCTACTGGAGAAAAAGAAAA CTGAGTTAGCGCAGAAAGCCAGGAAGGAAATTGCAGATTATCTTTCAGCTGGGAAGGATGAAAGAGCTCGAATCCGCGTTGAGCATATCATTCGAGAGGACTACTTGGTAGAAGCTATGGAAATTCTGGAGCTGTACTGTGATTTGCTGCTTGCACGTTTTGGCATGATCCAATCAATGAA GGAACTCGATACAGGCCTCAGTGAGAGTATTTCCACTCTGATTTGGGCTGCCCCACGTCTACAGAATGAAGTAGCTGAACTGAGAGTT GTTTCAGATCAGCTGTGTGCCAAATACAGCAAGGAGTATGGAAAACTATGCAGAACAAACCAGATAGGGACTGTGAATGAGAGG CTTATGCTGAAGTTAAGTGTTGAGGCGCCACCCAAAATTCTTGTGGAGAGATACTTAATCGAAATAGCGAAGAACTACAATGTTCCATACGAGCCTGATTCTGTTGTCATG GGTGAAATCCCAGTTGGAGTGGAAGCAGATTTGATTGATGTAGATAATGATGACAAACGGGGTGGACCTGgtgcaggaggtggtggaggattcACCGCACCCACTGCAGGCATTGTGCCTATGCCAATGCCAACACCATCTGTACCTTTTTCATATCCTCCAAGAAAGGGGCCA GATTGCAATCTGCCAGTGGACACTTATCAACCATTCAACAGCTTCCAGCCACCCAACATGGGGGGTAATCCACCTCCAATACCAACACATCCACCGACATATGAATCT CTTCCAG GTCCTTCAGCCCCAATACCTGCACCTCGACAATTTCCAGGACCTGCTGCTGCTCCAGACAACTTTGTTTATGATAACTTGACAATGCCAGAATTGCCTTCCGTGCCTGACACCCTCCCCACAGCATCTGTTGGTGGCACTTCCACAGCTTCAGAAGATATTGATTTTGATGATCTGTCTCGTAGATTTGAGGATTTGAAGAAGAAAACTTAA
- the ist1 gene encoding IST1 homolog isoform X1, with the protein MLRSGFRPERLRVNLRLVINRLKLLEKKKTELAQKARKEIADYLSAGKDERARIRVEHIIREDYLVEAMEILELYCDLLLARFGMIQSMKELDTGLSESISTLIWAAPRLQNEVAELRVVSDQLCAKYSKEYGKLCRTNQIGTVNERLMLKLSVEAPPKILVERYLIEIAKNYNVPYEPDSVVMGEIPVGVEADLIDVDNDDKRGGPGAGGGGGFTAPTAGIVPMPMPTPSVPFSYPPRKGPDCNLPVDTYQPFNSFQPPNMGGNPPPIPTHPPTYESIEEVKDTDIHLPYPKLPGPSAPIPAPRQFPGPAAAPDNFVYDNLTMPELPSVPDTLPTASVGGTSTASEDIDFDDLSRRFEDLKKKT; encoded by the exons ATGCTGCGGTCAGGATTTAGACCTGAACGATTGCGGGTCAACCTACGACTTGTCATCAACAGACTTAAGCTACTGGAGAAAAAGAAAA CTGAGTTAGCGCAGAAAGCCAGGAAGGAAATTGCAGATTATCTTTCAGCTGGGAAGGATGAAAGAGCTCGAATCCGCGTTGAGCATATCATTCGAGAGGACTACTTGGTAGAAGCTATGGAAATTCTGGAGCTGTACTGTGATTTGCTGCTTGCACGTTTTGGCATGATCCAATCAATGAA GGAACTCGATACAGGCCTCAGTGAGAGTATTTCCACTCTGATTTGGGCTGCCCCACGTCTACAGAATGAAGTAGCTGAACTGAGAGTT GTTTCAGATCAGCTGTGTGCCAAATACAGCAAGGAGTATGGAAAACTATGCAGAACAAACCAGATAGGGACTGTGAATGAGAGG CTTATGCTGAAGTTAAGTGTTGAGGCGCCACCCAAAATTCTTGTGGAGAGATACTTAATCGAAATAGCGAAGAACTACAATGTTCCATACGAGCCTGATTCTGTTGTCATG GGTGAAATCCCAGTTGGAGTGGAAGCAGATTTGATTGATGTAGATAATGATGACAAACGGGGTGGACCTGgtgcaggaggtggtggaggattcACCGCACCCACTGCAGGCATTGTGCCTATGCCAATGCCAACACCATCTGTACCTTTTTCATATCCTCCAAGAAAGGGGCCA GATTGCAATCTGCCAGTGGACACTTATCAACCATTCAACAGCTTCCAGCCACCCAACATGGGGGGTAATCCACCTCCAATACCAACACATCCACCGACATATGAATCT ATTGAAGAAGTTAAAGATACTGACATTCATTTGCCTTATCCCAAGCTTCCAG GTCCTTCAGCCCCAATACCTGCACCTCGACAATTTCCAGGACCTGCTGCTGCTCCAGACAACTTTGTTTATGATAACTTGACAATGCCAGAATTGCCTTCCGTGCCTGACACCCTCCCCACAGCATCTGTTGGTGGCACTTCCACAGCTTCAGAAGATATTGATTTTGATGATCTGTCTCGTAGATTTGAGGATTTGAAGAAGAAAACTTAA